The stretch of DNA CAcgtcttttttaaagtttttatttattaatttgatagagagagtggcacaggagcagtggggaagagctgaaggagagggagaaggagactccctgctgagcagggagcctgacatggggctcaatcccagaacccaggatcataacccgagctgaaggcagatgcccaactgactgagctccccaggtacCCCTGTCAACACACTTCTATCCTGCAATTCATACTCCTAActtattttatagtaaaaatatttaaaaatgatttatatgtTTTTGGACAAACCAAACTACTCAGCATAGTATGTGCAATTCTGTACAATTCTATACAGTTTGTGCAGCCCAAACCATGCCactttcattgtttcattttctttctggcttAATCCCATACCACTCTCTCTTCAAATTCCATGTCACAGTCACACCTATACAGATATAACAAGTGGTAGAGATACAAAGAAGTGCAGGAATGCTTATCTTTACACAAACACATTTACTTCTTTGAAACATggagtctttttgttttcattttgctctttcttcctaggtttttctcttttttactgaATTCCTATTTTGCCTAGAAAaaccctaacttttttttttcaaaattaagtaaaaagtaTTCTCTCATTTGTAGAGGTATATCTGATCTTCCCAGATAAGTTCTGGCAACTACTATTTGCAGTCCCTCTAATAATCAATTACACAGAACTTTATTATGGTACTTGTATTCCAGTTTTGGATTTACCTGCCTTTGTGTGTTTGTGGAGAGAAAGGAtcatgtttaatatatttttaatctttaatcctCAGCACTATTTCCAGTACAAAGTAATGGTAAATGTAAGTTTGCAACATGAATAATCCTGATCATTTTCCCACTAGCCTTGACTAGGAATTTTCAGTACTTGCTGAGGTAGCAGATTCCTGAAAGGTACAGGAAGTTTCTTTTATGGTACCCAGACCCTGCTATATTTCATAGTTTCATCAACCTTGGCCTTTCCTCTTTAGCATCCTAATCATGGCCTCCCTGATGGGCTTGGATTTCACACTGTAGATGATGGGGTTGAGCACAGGGGGCACCACCAGGTACACATAGGCAACCAGGGCATGTACAACAGTGGGTAGGTGCCTCCCAAAACGGTGGATCATGGACATAGTAATGCCTGGGATGAAGAAGACAAAGACAGCCAGGATATGAGAAACACAGGTGTTGAAGGCCCGGATGCGCTCCCTGGGGGAGGCCAGTCCTAGGACTGTGTGTAGGATGAGAACATAGGAGAGGATGATGAACAGAGAATCTATGCCACCAGTGGACAGTACCACATAGAGCCCATAGTGAATGTTTATGGTGATGTCAGCACAGGCTCTTCTCATCACATCAGGATGGAAACAGAATGAGTGGGACAAGAGAATCTTGTCAGGGCAGAAGTTCAGACGTTTAAGAAGGAAGGGCACTGGGAAGAGAGACAGGGTAGCACGGGCCACAATGGCCAGCCCAATCCTAATAATGACATTATTGGTGAGGATAGCTGCATAGTGAAGAGGGTTAGAGATGGCCACAAAGCGGTCAAATGACATGGCCAGGAGCACTGATGACTCCACCACAGAGAAGGAGTGGAGGAAGAACATCTGGACCAAGCAAGCATTGAAGCCTATGTGCCGATAATCAAACCAGAGCACAGCCAGGGTGGTGGGCAGTGTGGACAGAGTAAGGCCCACATCAGTGAGGGCCAGCATGGACAGGAAGTAGTACATGGGTTGGTGCAAGCTGGGAGTTCTCCTCACAGCCAAGAGAATCAAGCAGTTTCCAGTGAGGGCCACAGTGTACATGAAAGAGAAGGGGATGGAGATCCATCCATGAACAGCCTCCAGCCCTGGGATGCCAATCATCAGGAAGGCATGTGGCTGGAAGAAGGAGATGTTGACATAGGAGTGGGAAAGGAGCATCTTTGGAAAGCAGTTGAGGTCTCCAGAAAGATGTGACCTCTTTAGTCTGGACAGACAGAAAGACAATGACAGGACACTTGTTATTAGGAAGACATTAATTTTGCTCTATAGGtcttttcattaattatttcCCACTTTCTCAGCTCTCTATATTATTAACTGTTCCAGGAATGTACATATGTTAGCTAATATGTCCTCAAACAAATGTAGAATGTAGGGGATACTTTAAATTCCTCATGATTACcagaaaataaatgactgaaatGGACTTAGAATTTAGTTGTTTCTAAATGTAAATTCTATACTGTTTCCACCCTAGCGAGCACTGTCTTCATTACATGAAGTGATGTTTGTTAATACTCTTTAATATGTAAAGCACTTTAAGTACTCATCATCATcaatcattgtcatcatcatcaccatctttaTCTAGATATATCCTGATCATTATTGTTATCCCATTGATAATGCATTTCGCAGTATTCTAAGTACCTTCACATAATTATCTCATTGTTGTCTCATAATTACCTTgctgaaagagaagggaaatattttagctaaagtaaaaaaagaaaaattctgaagtccatctaaagaagaaaatactgcaGCTTTCCCCTGAGCCAGTTATTAGAACTCAAGGTCTTTTTGTGTTTGGAGGGTTTGAATATAAATCCTAGGACATACTCTTTTAATTATGTCCCAGTAATGATAAAGTCCCAGGCTGAAAATTAACATAAGTACTAGGAAAGTTTTGGtaaatgaagagacatttcatttTCCCCAGGTCATTGAAAACACTTAAATATCTGTGGTTCATCTATGCCTTGTTCAGAGTATTCAGCCTGGGTAATTGGATGTCCTTGTAATCCAGGCTACATGTTGCTTTTCAGGAATAATCCCCTAATTCCATTCATTCAGCAGTCTCCACATCCTTTAGAAATCCAGCCAAACATTTTGTTCAGCTCTCAGCACACCCACCTTGAGGTCTTGACTTGTCCTTGAGTGTGCCTTCCTGTAAATCAGTCAGCAGAGAGACCTGACCTAGCTGTGAGGGCCATAGCCCCAGGGAATATGGACCTGAGATACTTTTCCAAGAGTTAGAATATCCATAGACATCAACTGAAAACATGAATCAAAGACATAAATTTAGTCTCCTTTAGTGTTTAGTAGGATCTGTCCTATTAATGTCACTAATTTTAGTATCTAATACTGAACAAATAAATTTACCAATTATTGAATATCTATTATGTTTCAGATATTAGACCCCTCACTTATTGTTTGTTTGTAAATAATATCTCTTGGTCTCAAAAGAACCATATAAGTTTGGTGCCCCTGGGTCgtacagttggttgagtgtctgacttttggtttttgctcaggtggtgacctcagggtcatgagatcaagccccatattggctctgtgctcagtcagTGTGGAATctactcaagattctctctccctctccctttgcccctcctgctcatgctctctctctttcaaataaataaaatcttaaaaaagaaccatATAAGTTAAgtattatatctttttaataaataatataataatgataatatcaaaaaaataaaactggaggggAGAGGCTTAATGAGTTCTTATAGGCCATTCAGGAAATGAGTCCAAAGTCAGGACTGTTTGGCTTATACACTTTCAGTGGTTTTACATTGCTTGTATTGGCCATGAGTTGTCCTACATGGTGGAGATTTATAAAGTGTGGGGCAGGTTGGACCAGATTATTTGGAAGAGCTTGTTCTCTTCTGATGTTTCATGGTTACATGTTTTGGAGCCCTGCAAATAAAGCACTTTCTTATTTCTCACAAAATCTACAAAATCATTCTTTTACTCCTCATTGTGACCCTTTGTGTCCTTCTTATAAAGCCCTTTGCCTCTTATTGtgctaattatttctttattcctgctTTTATTTCTGCTAATCTAAGTCACATTTCTTCAAAATTCTCATTAAGTCTCATTGTTCTGATTTTGATGATTTCAAAGTTAAtgtcttcttttcaaattttatttttaaaaatttttcaaggataatcaataaatgaataagaaaatgaataactgAGTGAAGGTTCCTTAATTTTATAATTCAGTTCTCCTTTACCCAAAACCTTAATACAGCACCTCTTATGTGcatatattcataatttatactatatgatttatatatagtAAAGATACATGACTCCTTTAGATTAATGCAATTAGTATCTACTTTTATACTACTATTTTAGGATCAATCCAGGAAATACTCTTTGTCATTGGTAGCTTAAATCAGAATAGAGGATGaattctgtgctctctctttaatTTGAAGGAATCTGAGAATTAATTATATCTAAGAATAATATCAccattctctctcttgttttatcCTGCGTTGATCTATCTAATACTGAGTAAGTGGCAAATCCTCCATTTTATTGTAGAAATTGCCCTTGTCTGCTCATTGATATGTGTGGGTCCTATGCTACTCTGGGAATTTATGTGATCTATTGCTCTTGACTGTGGTGGAAGTATCCAAATGCTAAATTAAACAATATTACAAGAAGCCTAGAGCTCACAAGGGAAAATTAGAGGGTACTATTTAAGACAAGTTGCCAAAAATTAAGGACAATACTTAAACAGTCAAGCCAATTTCACCCTTTCTATCCCTTTTCATGTTTTGGGAATATTATAGTTTTATGAAGAGCCTGACATTGAGAAGGGATTCTCTGTGGTGAAAGGACAGATtttggcagcccaggtggctcagcagtttaccatcaccatcagcccagggcctgatcctggagacctggaatcgagtcctgtgtcaggctccctgcatagatcctacttctccctctgcctgtgtctctgcctctctctctttctctctctctctctctgtctctcatgaataaataaataaaatcttaaaaaaaaggacagtttttttttttcctgctcatttTAGTAGCCAGGTTGGATTGACATGTTTTGTGGCTCTCATGAAGTCCAAAAACATTATATTAAATTACTTAAACCTGGAATTCACACTGGGTTTGGTCTTCTGTTATTATCTCCAGGACATCAAAGGGTCAAAGATACTACAAATTATAGCTCTCccttaaggaaataaataatttctgtttGAACACTTTGGGATTCTGTGAACTTGTTACTGGGTGTGTCTGGGAAAGTCAAGTTGCCTGAAAACAAAGGGCTGAATCCACCATGCTTTCTTAACCCAAAGCCAagtccattcctttttttcccccacaaaaaagaaatgacaatcgTGATGTGAGGGAGGTGCTATGTAATGCTATGCTGTAatgattttgcaatatatacaccTAGTGCTTTTCTAAAAGGCTCTTACTCAGAAGATTTTGAAGGTCAATCTTATAAGGAGAGTTGGGACACCAAGCAAACATTGAGATCACCTGCAGGATGCTCTCTGGGATAGGATTTTAATATACTGTTATGCTGTTGCCCTACTTAGAGAAGCGAAAGGATACAAATCTGCTTGGACACTGagtctgggtttcttttttcttttcttttcttttcttttttcttttctttcttttcttttcttttcttttctttttcttttcttttcttttcttttcttttctttcttttcttctttctcctttcttctttctttctttctttctttctttctttctttctttctttctttcttctttctttcttttttagaaattttcttagtcctttttttaaagattttatttatttattcatgagagccatggagagagaggcagagacataggcagaggaagaagcaggctccctgcaggaagcctgaagtgggactttatcccaggaccccaggatcacaccctgagctgaaggcagacactcaaccacagagccacccaggtgccccaagtctggGTTTCTGAATAATTATCTGAATCAGGAAATTTCTGTGCTTTAGGAAAATAGCCACTTACATTTTCTTTGCATTATCTAGGGATGTAGATGTGCTGTCTTTGGAAGTCCtggcctccttcctttctttcctgcttctgaCATCTGTTCACCCGCATCCCATTGACTCCTCCTCTTGGCAGCAGCTGATGAAAGGGGATCTTACACTAATTAACCAGGCCCCTATCCTTCTAAATAGTGTATAAGGGATTGTATCTAGGGCCTAACATACTCACCTTACTTGTTACAGCCTTCTCTACCTCTCCAGATCCTTAAGAAGCCCAGGCAAACTCTGCAAGTAAGATACTCCCTTTATACCACTGGCTAGATGCCTTAGTGAGTTGCTACTCTCCAGGGATGTCCAAGCCACAGCCACAGAGAATAATAGTCTGTGCTTACTTTTTCCCAGGCAATAGAAAATGTATGGGGATATATGTGTTGATAGAGAGTTATAAGGCAAGTGAGATATTTGAGTAACTGAATTGTGGAGGAGAGGTTTAGAATCATCATCATCTCTAGGTTTAGCCATTCTTTACCACAATCTGCAGGAAGTTTTATTGGGCATTTCAATTTTCCCCTTTACTTACTGTGCTCTTTAATGATATTAAATCAGGCATCTGGAGTCACATTGAATGCTTTCTGGCCTCTCCAAGTAGTACCTTTCAGAGACTCAGGGTTCATTGTATCTCCCTCCACTCTGTCTGTGGCCCCTAGGGTTGTTCATGCAGGTTAAGTACCTTTACTTCCTGTCTATTCTTCATGTAACATCATTGTTAAAGCCCCATTCTGTTGCACAGCAAATGTGTATCAAGTGACCTGAGATGATAGATGGGAAATAAATGgcccaaggcagagagagagagagagagagagagagagagagagagatgaatgggAGCACCAATGTTTACTGGGAGCTTCTGcatctctatttttatgtttttaaagatacagaatGTCTTCCAACCTAGGAAATTTTCTTTGCTATCTTTTTTCTAATAGAGTGAAGTAAATTGAAAACATGAAGAGGCCACAGATCTGAAATGCAAAagtatctgtgtgtatgtatgtgcatagctggtttattgaggtataattgatgtgCAAAAAATGGCACTTAATGTATGCAGTTTAATGAATTTGGACATATGCATACATTCATAAATTTATCATTACAATCAAGGTAATAGACATATCCATCAactccaaaagtttccttgttaaaaatgataggatttccttttttttttaaggctaactACTATTCTAcaatatgtatatactac from Canis lupus dingo isolate Sandy chromosome 21, ASM325472v2, whole genome shotgun sequence encodes:
- the LOC112642496 gene encoding olfactory receptor 51I2-like, encoding MLLSHSYVNISFFQPHAFLMIGIPGLEAVHGWISIPFSFMYTVALTGNCLILLAVRRTPSLHQPMYYFLSMLALTDVGLTLSTLPTTLAVLWFDYRHIGFNACLVQMFFLHSFSVVESSVLLAMSFDRFVAISNPLHYAAILTNNVIIRIGLAIVARATLSLFPVPFLLKRLNFCPDKILLSHSFCFHPDVMRRACADITINIHYGLYVVLSTGGIDSLFIILSYVLILHTVLGLASPRERIRAFNTCVSHILAVFVFFIPGITMSMIHRFGRHLPTVVHALVAYVYLVVPPVLNPIIYSVKSKPIREAMIRMLKRKGQG